A stretch of Microcoleus sp. AS-A8 DNA encodes these proteins:
- a CDS encoding aspartate 1-decarboxylase, translated as MTTKRSNMATIRLMHAKLHRVRVTDAKRDYVGSITIDQELLEKVGILPLEEVEIVNISNGNRWSTYALPGEAGTGCICPNGGGALLCQPGDILIIFSYEWCDRTDVLRTGHTARVIVADEQNRCKEFFHQTLTPCENKLLFDPSQPLTVKSDSESASFDLKNCFEHSIGSLKQ; from the coding sequence ATGACTACCAAAAGGAGTAATATGGCGACAATCAGACTGATGCACGCTAAACTTCATCGAGTACGTGTGACCGATGCCAAGCGCGATTATGTAGGCAGTATCACCATTGACCAAGAGTTGTTGGAGAAAGTCGGAATACTGCCCCTCGAAGAAGTGGAGATAGTCAACATCAGCAACGGCAACCGTTGGTCAACTTATGCTCTGCCAGGAGAAGCAGGAACGGGCTGCATTTGTCCCAATGGTGGGGGAGCGCTTCTGTGCCAGCCTGGAGACATCCTGATTATATTTTCTTACGAGTGGTGCGATCGCACTGATGTATTACGCACAGGGCATACAGCGCGGGTTATTGTTGCAGATGAGCAAAATCGCTGTAAAGAATTTTTCCACCAAACTTTAACCCCTTGCGAGAACAAACTCCTATTCGACCCTTCGCAACCCCTCACAGTTAAGAGTGATAGTGAAAGCGCCAGCTTTGATTTGAAGAACTGCTTTGAGCATAGCATCGGCAGTTTGAAACAATAG